A single genomic interval of Sphaerodactylus townsendi isolate TG3544 unplaced genomic scaffold, MPM_Stown_v2.3 scaffold_797, whole genome shotgun sequence harbors:
- the SNAPC5 gene encoding snRNA-activating protein complex subunit 5 yields MVPKCFQVEELALQSMISAREENVTVSSTAVLEEHQNSFLLFILGQMDNEATINQTKLQLHVGEEDEEEEEEEESDS; encoded by the exons ATGGTTCCCAAATGTTTCCAGGTGGAAGAACTAGCCCTCCAGTCTATGATTAGCGCCAGGGAAGAGAATGTGACAGTATCTTCAACGGCTGTGTTGGAGGAGCATCAAAAC AGTTTTCTTCTATTCATTCTTGGGCAGATGGACAACGAAGCCACTATTAATCAAACTAAGCTGCAGCTGCATGTCGGGGAAgaggacgaagaggaggaggaagaagaagaatcgGACTCCTAA